Genomic DNA from Manihot esculenta cultivar AM560-2 chromosome 15, M.esculenta_v8, whole genome shotgun sequence:
TGAATGTTTTGCTATTGTTTATCTCCCTAAtgttgatattaaaaaaatgtagGCATATATTATCTAATAagaatttatcattttttaatttgtacACTGACATGGTGTGGCACCTCTAAAATTGTTTGCTATTGCTCTGAGATGCAGGCAGTAATGAACTTCATGAGAAAGAGCACTGATGGGTTCAGCATCGGAAACATCTTGCTTGATTTTCTTGGAGGCGTGACAAATTATGCCCAAATGGCTGTTCAGTCTATAGACCAAAGTGTGTAGTCTCGTCAAACTAAAAAACCTTATTATCTGAAATGATATTTATGCATAATGTTGACTTAATCTCATTGTCTTTTCCAGATTCTTGGGTGAACTTCTATGGCAACATAGGGAAGACCTTGCTATCTTTGGTATGCAACATTTCTGTTGTTTGATATCATTTTGAATTGCCAAGTTATTATGTTTGAAAAGTTATCTTTTTTGCTATCCTTTCTTTTTtcctaaaattttagaaaaaaaaaaaaaaaccttatgaCAATCATGTTTACCTCTTACTATCATTTGTTCATTTTTGCATTGGTTTTGACATAATACATTTTGTAGGTCTCTGTATTCTTTGACCTCCTTTTCATGTGTCAACATTTTATATTATATCCTGCCAAGAAAGCGCACATCTCTCTCAAGCCGAATAAAGCTGGGGCTGAGCCGCTTATTAAGTCTGCCGATGATCCACCATCAGAAAATGTGTAAGGCTTAGCGTGGCtgaaaaaactagaaagaaatgTATAAATTTGTGTAAGAAAGCGACCATTTGATGCTGTTTCTTCTCATGTATATGACTCTGGTACGAGAATCAAATGCATCTGTAAGCATTGTATTACAAGTAGCTGAAATATAAGTTTGATGCTGTTTGTTCTCATGTATATGACTGTTGTACAAGAATCGAATGCATCTGTAAGCATAGTTGCTGAAAGATAAAGGTTTGTATCAATATAGAGCTCTTTTTAGAATAAGTAGGGTAACTACAGTTTAGTACTTCTAGTTTAATGAAATGTCTATTTTAgtctttgtttttttaaaattctgtaATTTTAGTCCttgatatttgaaaaaaaattacagtttAATTCCTATTGTTAGAGTTAGAGTTAATCTACtgataattttcataaaaataaccaaaatactttttaagtaaaaaatataatcaaattaTATTTCCCCACTTGAATTTTGCTTCAATGGGTTCTTAAATGGTTATATGattgtttattaataatttgTAGTGTGATTGttgaatataatttttcataaaaactattGAATGTGTTTGTATTTGGATTGAAGATCCGTAATTCATTTAGTTTTGTATTCAGATCGTTtgtgagtttgattcaatttgatttttttttaatttaatttaatttttaatatttttcaagtgtttatttgtaaatatttataatatttaaaaaatcatttataaaaatataagaaatttttaataaataactgttatattaaagaatcaatttgtataaaatatgcaatttatttttaaatattacaattatttagagattaattataaaattagaataacttattttaaaatatacttaaaggtaaagtataaaaattatttataaataattaaatatgtaggagttaattttaagattttatttttaaataattataaaatatcgagatcaaattaaaaaaaatattataaatttaattatattttaatgactaaattattttaaatcaaaaagTATATTcatcattttcattaaaataaatgataaattaataaaaaatttaatggtaaaaactattttatattttttttcaaatgtcaaaacttaaattgaaaatttttaaaaatataaaaataaaataaatattttattaaaaatagagaTTAAACTACAATTAAACCAATAATAATTTCAAGGTCAGCCATTTGTTTTACAAATTTGATGTGATCAATAAGATATGTATTCAAATCCACAGGACAATGCTGAGTCAGCCTTGATTTTGTCGTCATGTCATAACATTTGTTCACCTTGTGACGTGGGTTTGTTGGGACTTAGGACATGAAACGTGGGTACGGAAATACATACATCTATGGATTTTGAGGCAGAATTCGAagcaattaaattatatttaataattataataaaaaattttgtataaattcccatttttattaaataattttttgatacttttgaattttcaaaaaataatacctTAACAACTAAGATTTTTCCCATTATAACAAAGGAAGATAAAGCCACTACtataaactcaattttttttttgtcaataataaatattaataatttttaatttattaaaattatttaataaacttATCACATtctcctcttttcttctttttttttttttaaagaaaacctAACTAACTAAGGTGAGTTGTCAATCCCTGTCAGCATTACTATTAGCTTGGCCTCCACGCACGATGACCAATCAAAACACCTTGCTTCCCAAGCATTTCCTTCACCAACACTCTCTATAAATACCAATTCTTGTTCTTATTCTTGTTCATTCATCATCTCCATTTAGCCCACAACTCCATTTTTGTTCAAAATGAAGAGGGAAGGTCGCCAGCATGGTATGGTCAGGACCTACAGGATCTTGCCTTCTCCATGGAACCCCAAGCCCAACTCCAGATTCATCAACACCTTTGACTCTCCCCCGACTGCCGGAATATTTTCCAAGGTCCATCCTCGTCCCACCAACCACTCCAAGTTCACCGGAAAGTGCACCAAGCCTCGTTGCAATGGGTGTCACATCCAACCTTGTTGTAAGTCCAAGGATAAGACCAAAGGTACTGAGAAGCTCAAGTCTTTTGATGTTGCTTCTAATTATAAATTGATCACTTGGAGGGTTGGGGATGTTCGTCATGGGTTGAAGTTTTCTGGGTTTTCTGCTACTGGGATCTTGGATCATCTTGATAATGAAGATTATTATTTGGACGATGACATTGATGAGGATTATGATAATTATTCGGATCATGAGAATTATGAGGAGAATTTGATTTCGAGCTCAAGAGAGATTGTTGGAGTTGAAGAAattgctgctgctgcttctgctgctgctgctgctgctgatgatgatgatgatgttgagGACAACAGAGAAGATGGAGATGGAGATGGTGATGATGGATTGAGTTATTGTGATGTGGGTTTCCTAGTGGATCAAATTGAAGGAGATGATGATTGGTGTTTGGTGGCAGAAATGTGACTTTCCCTTGTTGAATTATTGTTAATTTgtgtttataattataaatttggaagatgatttttttaaaaatgcttattaaattaagaattaatgaaaaaatgtaATTTATGGGTTTGATTCAGTTGGGTTAGTTGGAATTTGGATGTTAATGATAGGGAGCAATTGACTTTGTTGTATGTATGTAATTAGAAATAAAAGTAAAGGGTATTAGAGTAATTTCagcaattttattattatttttttaaatgtggaGATTGGAAGAAATTATTGTTAGCTCGTATGAGAGCGTTTGcaagttaataaaaataaaatatatatttaataaattaaaattttgtacaattatattaaattaattaaaaaattttgataaaaatataattttaattaaattaataaaattaatttttatttttaaaaataaaaaattaaaaaattaaaaataaacttatattTACTACATAAAATAACGTTGATATCtaataatatttcaatttttatacatttcattAATGTCTAATAAAtacattgaattgaattgatatTTTATATCTAAAGAAAATCCCATAAGCAAAACCCTAAGGTCACGTTCAGTTAACCAATAAGAGACAGCCAAGTCATCAAAAGCCCACGTGAAATGCACATGAGTAGTTTTGGTCAACGCTCGGTATCAACTTTCCTTTTCTCGTAAAaaatcttccttttctgtaaccgAACGGCTGCAGAGGAAACCCTACAATTCTTCCGATTCCTTTATTTCCATTTTCTGCACCTCGGCTTTATCACTTCGAAATTTACCCGCCATTTCCCCAACTTCACCGGAAAGATCCCGTCCGTTGAATTTCGCCTGAGGATCATCACAAGGTATGCTTCCTGCAGTACCCTCTTGATGCTTTGATTAGTATTCGCTGATAATAGAGAAAATTTTATCGAGTAAGGATAGTGTTGGCTCTTTTGGTTGCTTCTTCTGTGTACTGAATTGGGTATGCTTACATTAATGCATTCATTTTCGTTTTGTACTTTGATTTGATTACTATATTTTTTTGTAAGCCCATTTTTGGATACAGTTGGATAAAAGCTAGAAAATTCAGTGCTCAACTTGTGGATTTCGCATTCTCTAATTGATCATGAATGTTATGTTCTGATGGAACAGTTTATGTGCTTGAGATCACCTATTTTCAAATTTGCCCAACTTCTATTCTGTGATAGAatgatttttatggttttgattttCTTCCCTCGCTGAtattgttgaattttttttttttgtttttgtcttTTTTGGTTTATGGTAATAAAGATCAATGGATGGTCATGAACCTGATACGTTAAGTTATGTACAGAAAGAGGTTGTAGAGAATGAACTCCAAGGTTCATCTGCAGTGGAAGCAGCTGCAGAGCAGGAGCATCCTTGCTTAGAAGCTTCTTCTGTTGAAAAGAGCCTGGGGTTTATTGAGAGTGAGCATGATTGTCAGTCCCGTGAAGCTGGTTCTTCGAATGACAGAAGTGGGGTGGAATTTGATGGTCAGGACTGTGACAGTCCAAAATCCTCTGTTAATAAGAGTGACACACACTTTGAAGATGATCTGGAATCTCAAAGCCCAAATGTTCCTGTTGTTGATGTATCAGGGAGTGTTGTTGCTGTGAAAAAGGAGGAAGAAGGGTACGTGGTTCCCAAAGTTGGAGTGGAATTTGAAACAGAGGATCATGCATATAAGTGTTACAGTAGATATGCTGTTCTAGAAGGTTTTAGCATTAGGAAAGATTTTGTAAATAAAAGCAGGATAAATGGTGATGTAGTATCCAGAAGATAC
This window encodes:
- the LOC110601169 gene encoding uncharacterized protein LOC110601169 → MKREGRQHGMVRTYRILPSPWNPKPNSRFINTFDSPPTAGIFSKVHPRPTNHSKFTGKCTKPRCNGCHIQPCCKSKDKTKGTEKLKSFDVASNYKLITWRVGDVRHGLKFSGFSATGILDHLDNEDYYLDDDIDEDYDNYSDHENYEENLISSSREIVGVEEIAAAASAAAAAADDDDDVEDNREDGDGDGDDGLSYCDVGFLVDQIEGDDDWCLVAEM